From the genome of Lutzomyia longipalpis isolate SR_M1_2022 chromosome 2, ASM2433408v1, one region includes:
- the LOC129788925 gene encoding allatostatins MIP, whose translation MNRSVRLTLVLLWGLWVATSTTMEIPEEESPGGGGDVKRSWNNLQASWGKRWPDELDEIDDGRFEGIADGRDVGQKRTWKAINGAWGKRVTGGSGDWHKFRSAWGKREPGWNNLKGLWGKRSTNNWNRLSSGWGKRYDADLEMDV comes from the coding sequence ATGAATCGTAGCGTGAGATTAACTTTGGTACTCCTGTGGGGTCTCTGGGTGGCAACGAGTACCACCATGGAAATCCCCGAGGAGGAGTCTccgggtggtggtggtgatgTGAAGCGTTCGTGGAACAACCTACAGGCGTCGTGGGGAAAACGCTGGCCCGATGAATTGGACGAGATCGACGATGGGCGCTTCGAGGGTATTGCCGATGGACGCGATGTGGGGCAGAAGCGCACGTGGAAGGCAATAAACGGGGCCTGGGGTAAGAGGGTCACCGGCGGATCGGGGGATTGGCACAAATTTCGCAGCGCCTGGGGCAAACGTGAGCCCGGCTGGAACAATCTCAAGGGACTCTGGGGCAAGAGGTCAACAAACAACTGGAATCGACTGTCGTCGGGATGGGGAAAGCGATACGATGCTGATCTCGAGATGGACGTCTAA